The region ACGAGCTGCTCACACTTTACTTCGAGAATCGCCgaggctctgggggaggaccTGTGTTGAGTTGGCAAAGACTTGGCCTCGGGGGCATACTCACCTTTCGGGAGCCTGCAGGTGAGGGGACCGATGAAAAGGGGCAGTCTGGGCCCCCCACCCGCAGTCAGCCCTGACACCCCACTCTACCCCTGCCTGCAGACGCAGCAAGGGTCTTGGCCCAGGAGGCACACGTGCTTCAAGGTGCTCGACTGAGCCTGCGGCCGGCCCCACCACGCGCCCCGACACGCCTGCTGCTCCAAGGGCTGTCTCCTGGCACTGCACCCCAGCACCTGGAGCAGTATGTGCAAGCCCTTCTTTGTGCCACAGGGCACCTGGAGCAGCCCTGCCACAGCCTGGCTAGTCCCCGACCAGACCGGGCCCTGGTCCAGCTACCTGTGCCCCTTTCTGAGGCAGGTGAGAGGCAGGGTTGGGGCAGATGTGCCCGTTGGGGGAAATGCCCTGAGCTGACTCGCATCCTCCCCGCAGAAGTCTGTGTCCTGAAGGAGCGGGCCCGGGCCCTGGACCTGGATGGGGCGGAGGTGTCCCTGGCCTGGGTGCCCTGGGCCCGAGCCGTGCGTGTAGTGGAGAGCAGCCCCCCTGCAgacctgctgctgctggagctgtACCTGGAGAATGAGCGCCGCAGTGGAGGCGGGGCCCTGGAAGGCGTGCGCAGcctgcctgggggcctgggcaccGTCGTCTCCTTCCAGCAATGGCAGGGTGAGTAGGGCTGCAcagacccagcccagcccccgctgTCCCTCGGAGCCCTGACGGTCTTCTggccttttcccttcctcccagcgGCTGAACGGGTGCTGCAGCAGGACCACTGGCTGCAGGGCTCCGAGCTGAGCCTCGTGCCCCACTACGATGTCCTGGAGCCTGAGGAGCTTGCCAAAGACATCAGTGGAGGGAACCACCTAGCcatgctggggcctggggccaccgAGCATgctctcctggaggctggagggccaGTGAGGGCACAGAATTGTGCAGGGGACATGACACCGGGCTCTGAGGAGGCACCAGGGCGATCGGGAACCTCTCTGAGGGCAGGTCCTCTCCAGGACAGGTCCTCTCTGGGACAAGCCGGGCCAGTCAGCCTGGAGCCCATGGGGTCTTCAGAACAGGAGGGGCCCCAGGTGAGCCTGGGGACTGTGGGGTCTCCAGAGCAGGCAGGGCTAGTGAGCCCGGGGCCTATGGGGTCTCCAGGCCCACTGGAGATCGCCATGGGGTCTCCAGGGCAGATGGGGTCGGGGAGCCTGGGGCCTGTGGGGTCGCCAGGGCAGGAGGGCCTGGTGGAGACGGTGCTGCTGATGGAGCCGGGAGCGGTGCGCTTCATGCAGCTCTACCACGAGGACCTTCTTGCTGGCCTGGGAGACGTTGCCCTCTTCCCACTTGAGGGACCAGATATGATTGGATTTCGGGTGAGTGACCCCTGACGATTCCTCCTTTgaccctcctctcctgctggggGCTCTGGTTGCCTATCCTGTGCCCTAAACCTGaaaactgcccccaccccaccccgtggTCCTGCAGCTCTGTGGAGCCCTGGCACCGTGCCAGGCAGCCGAGGAGTTTCTGCAAAGTCTGCTGGGCAGCATTAGCTGTCACGTACTGAGCCTGAAGCACCCAGGCAGCGCCAGGTTCCTGCTGAGCCCAGAGGGGCAGAGCCTTCTTCAGGGGCTGGAGGCTCAGTTCCAGTGTGTCTTTGGGACAGAGCGTCTGAACAGGGCCGCCCTGGACACAGACCCTGGAGAGGTAGAGATGGAGCCCACTCCTGCCCGCCCCTTTTCACTCCTCAGCTCCTGGTACCTCCACCCTTGCTCAGAGGCCCCTGGGGCGGGGTATGCACCAGGTGAGCCCTGACACTCCCTCCCAACAGGCGGACCTCGCTGAGACCCTCCAGGCCCTCCCTGGCCACTCCCACACCCTGTGGCCTCCAGACAATATGGACAGTGACCAGGAGAACGTGAGCCTGGGTAGGGCTCCCTGAGGACACCAAGCACATCCTGTGGCCCTTTCTTGACCTCATGGTTTGTCCTACTGCTCTGCAGTCCCACCTGTCTCGGTCTCGTGACCATATACCCTCTAAGGCCTCCTCCATCTTCCACCCATTCCTGGCTCGtcctctctctcagccccaccctggctgGGCTGGACCCCTGACCcagtgcctctccctgcccctagAGGAGGTCCAAGAGCTGCTGGCCACCCTGGAGGGCCTGGACGGGGAAGACTGGCTGCCGCTTGAGCTGGGAGAGAAGAAGTCTGAGGGGCAGCTGGAGGAAGCgactcccagggctggggaggggcccgtGGCCCCCAGCACTGGGGTGCCTGAGTtgctggaagaggaggaagaagtgaCTCCCAGGGCCGGGGAGGGGCCCGTGGCCCCCAGCACTGGGGCATCTGggcggctggaggaggaggctgccctGCAGCTGGCTCTCTACCGGTCACTGGAGCCACGAGGCCAGGTGGCTGAGCAGGAGGAGGCTGTCGCACTGCAGCGAGCCCTGGCCCTCTCCTTGTTGGAGCTACCCACcttggagaaagaagaggagctCCTGGATTCAGACTCTGGCGGCTGGGCCCAGCTGGTGGTGCATGCAGCCTTTGAGCAGGATATGGATGAGCTGAACCGAGCACTAGAGGCTGCCTTGGAGGGGCACCTCTGGGAGGAGACAGTGGGGCCCCAGGACTGTGTGCTGCCCGCAGAGCTGTGTGCCCGCTTGGAGCGGTGCCACGGCGTGAGTGTTGCCTGTCGCGGTGACTGCACCGTCCTCCGTGGCTTTGCGGCCCAGCCCACCCGTGCGGCCCGCCACTTAGCAGCACTGCTGGCTGGCCCCCAGGATCAGAGTTTGAGCTCTCTCTTGGTGGCTTCGGGGCCCCCTCGTGAGTCTGCCATCCAgactgggggggtgggggtggagtgggccAGCTATTGGGGGCTGGTGCCCCAGGCATGGCCTCGACccccttcctctctgtgtgtcagtGCCACAACAGAGGCTGAGGGAGTCCTTGGGCAGGCTGGAGTGTCTGGCTGAGAGCAGCAGGGAATTCCAGATGGTGGTACAGGCCTTCTACGACACCTTGGACGCACCCCCTGGCAGGATCCGCATTGTCCGGGTGAGTCCACACTctgtcctcccagcctctggcctccCAGGCTCATGGCACCATTTCTGCTTTGCAGAACCTGGGGGCCATCAGCCTTACCTATGCTAGGGTCAGCTGGCCAGAAGCTGCCCAGCAGGCTGGAGGCTGTGGGGGACAGAGGAACACTGGGCCTCCCCAGCCCCGTTCCCCGCCTGAAATGTGTTGACAAGTCTGGGACAGGGAGGCGGAAGGCTGTAGAGGTTAGGGGGTCCCAGCACAGGACCCCACTTTGCCAATGATAGCCAGATGGCCGTGGATAGCATGACCATCTCCATGCCACAGTTCCCGGCTCTGGAGCGTGGGGTGGTACTGCCATCTTGTGGCTACTATGAGGATTACTCATTCCGCGTACTGCCCCTCGCGCAATTCTCTGCACTCCTCTGCCTCCCACGGGGTGGGCTCCAGCAAGGGGGCCGCTGCAGGGAGGCAGCTTCCTCCTGCATTTTTACTTGCAAAATGTGGCAACTCTGAGTGTGGGTGTGTTTCAGGAAAGGCTGGGAACAACTGGTGAGGGGCCAAAGTGAAGCTCTGGGAACCCCAGGAGCTCCTGGCTgtccaggcaggaaggaagaaggggccAAAAGGAGGGGCTTGGGAGGCAGTGGGGGGACCCTGGAGGGCTGCAAGGCCCAGAGTTTCTGCACGGCCGACTGGAAGGAAGGACTGAGGAGGAGGCTGCGCCAGGCTGGTCTGCTGGCAAGCAAGTGTGAGGGCAGTGCCCAGTGACCAAGAGTAACTGGGAGGTGAGAGCAGGGACAAGTCTGAAGATGAGCTGGCCacggaaggaaggagggggatgAGAGCGGAGCTGGAGCAGAGTGCAGGGCTCAGTGCTCAGGACTAAGGGGAAAGAATCTCGGGGGGTGTGCTGGCCACAGACcggcaggaaggaagggacagtGGCAAGCTGGTGCCCTGTGCTGTGAAGGCAGGTGGCCCTCTTGACTCTATGcacagagttgggggtgggggacgactgagcagcagcagcagagaccTGGAGCTGGCCAGAATTGCAGAACCTCGGGCCTTTGCCAGACCTGGCCCAGTCAGCCACACCGCCACCACTTTCCTGGAGGTGGCCACTGTAATTTGCATGGAGTACTTTTCCTGCATTTCTGGACTTAGCAGCTGCCACTTTTGCACTTTGAGGAAGGAAGGACACACCAGTCATGCCCCACACTCTCAAGGTTCTGTTAGTCACATGAGTTTGATTCTTTGTGACTTTGTGCGGTACACTTGAGTCTTCTTTCCACGTAACAATTTTAGAGACCATTTCTTGCTTTTCTGCATGGAAGATGAGAATGggcttcccttccccttctttcaCCTCTTCCTCCCTTGTCCATTTCATAGTTTGGTCAGTGACATGATTTTTATGCTGGTAAGGTTGACAACAAATGTCACCTTCTAATCTGTAACTGTCATGAAGCTCTGTGCTGGGGCCAGaggcttttgaaaatataatggtaatgaaaaatgtttaccactggaccagagaggaaaaagggaaatgaaatccTAGCTATTAAAACCatgtttcatgaaaaagaatattctagaatTCAAGGTCTAATGGCTCctaattttgtttactttcttcatttttccatgtGGTGCTTGGCTGCTGGGTTACTCGTGGTGACCCATCACCCTCTTGCATAGATTCCTTTTTTGTTTAGTAGGAGGATGTCCTTGAGTCAGTAGTAAACAACTtggacttttaaatttatttgccttttacAATTTGAGGTAATTTGCAACTATAATTTGATGTTAGTGTAATACTGTTTTTCAGACAAAAGATGCTATGTTTTTATGAAGACATTTCTGTTAACTTAAGCACAGCTGATTCTTGCATTTCTTAATCTGTCCTTATTTTTCCTCACTATTAATAATTTGGCTGGATATAGGGTCCAGGATCAAAATGTTTCCCTTCAGATCTTTGACAGACTTAACTCTTTTTCTTTAGTCTTTAACattgtttgtttttggaaaggttaaaaaaatcattccGAGGTCTCTTAGCATCCAGTGTTGCTGGTGTGAAGCCCAGTATGAGAATGTGagattttttccccacatttgtAAACTGATTTTGGGgcatgtgtgtgtagtgtgtgtgtgtgtgtgtgtgtgtgtgtgtgtgtgtgtgtgtgtgtgtctggacaCTTGTAgagttttctttcactttgaagTTTGAAGTTTTGCCAGCAGGTAGGTGCTGGGGCGTGCCTTCCCCATTGTCCTTGGTATTTTGTGGATCCTTTCCATCTGAAGATGCCACCTTCAGCTCAGGGAAACTGTCTCCCCTTAAGCCTTCACTTGCTCCCATCACCTGTGTGTCATCTTCTTGTGAGGCTCCTGTTACTCAGATGTTAgacctcctctgtcctctccctgatCTGTCCTCTCACAGTTTCCAATCTTCTTTAGCTCTGCACGCTGAGTCACTTCCTGAACTCCATCTTCATTATCTTATTATTCGGCCTTCCACTGTATGCCGTGCAGCAATTCCATTCTTAATGTTAAGAACTTTCTAATTTTCagactgtttctttttcactGGAGGTAGTCTTGTTTCATGGATATAATATTCTTTTGCATCCCTCTGAATTGACTAGTTAGAATTTCTTGAGAAACTTTTTGGGTCCTGGAATCGACTCCTCCCAGGTGATCACAGGGTTGGTCACCTTGGTCTCCCCATCACTGAGAGGTGGGGGGAAtctctgggtgtggggagtacAGTCCTGTGGGCAGTGCAGGCACGGAGCTCAGGTGAGTTCTGGTGAGTGGTTGGGTTGCCCACTTGCAGGCTTCCTTGGAAGGATCAGACTTCCCTGGAAGGGGCGGCTCCCTGGTCGCCCCCCAATGCTACCTGGCACCTCAGTAAGATGGCTGACACCCACCTAATGCCTGCTACTGGGCAGAGCATGACGGGAGCTGTGAGGTCTCCCTAGACCCTGAACTCCTCCAAGAGAGGCCTCTTGATTTCTGGGCACAGCTCTGTCCTATGGCCCAGGGGGTGTGGAGGGTCTCCAAACAGCCTGGCTCTGACCGTGGCCCCCCCAGGTGGAGCGCGTGCTGCACCCGCTGCTGCAGCAGCAGTACGA is a window of Camelus ferus isolate YT-003-E chromosome 25, BCGSAC_Cfer_1.0, whole genome shotgun sequence DNA encoding:
- the PARP10 gene encoding protein mono-ADP-ribosyltransferase PARP10, encoding MGRLGRCMNQRESHREGSAGGGGRLCCDVERARKLLALRAHEAFCFRAGEGVLADGGPGSGGVAVMGEAEADVGAAVELSGLPPDIPDELLTLYFENRRGSGGGPVLSWQRLGLGGILTFREPADAARVLAQEAHVLQGARLSLRPAPPRAPTRLLLQGLSPGTAPQHLEQYVQALLCATGHLEQPCHSLASPRPDRALVQLPVPLSEAEVCVLKERARALDLDGAEVSLAWVPWARAVRVVESSPPADLLLLELYLENERRSGGGALEGVRSLPGGLGTVVSFQQWQAAERVLQQDHWLQGSELSLVPHYDVLEPEELAKDISGGNHLAMLGPGATEHALLEAGGPVRAQNCAGDMTPGSEEAPGRSGTSLRAGPLQDRSSLGQAGPVSLEPMGSSEQEGPQVSLGTVGSPEQAGLVSPGPMGSPGPLEIAMGSPGQMGSGSLGPVGSPGQEGLVETVLLMEPGAVRFMQLYHEDLLAGLGDVALFPLEGPDMIGFRLCGALAPCQAAEEFLQSLLGSISCHVLSLKHPGSARFLLSPEGQSLLQGLEAQFQCVFGTERLNRAALDTDPGEADLAETLQALPGHSHTLWPPDNMDSDQENVSLEEVQELLATLEGLDGEDWLPLELGEKKSEGQLEEATPRAGEGPVAPSTGVPELLEEEEEVTPRAGEGPVAPSTGASGRLEEEAALQLALYRSLEPRGQVAEQEEAVALQRALALSLLELPTLEKEEELLDSDSGGWAQLVVHAAFEQDMDELNRALEAALEGHLWEETVGPQDCVLPAELCARLERCHGVSVACRGDCTVLRGFAAQPTRAARHLAALLAGPQDQSLSSLLVASGPPLPQQRLRESLGRLECLAESSREFQMVVQAFYDTLDAPPGRIRIVRVERVLHPLLQQQYELHRERLEQCCDRRPVEQVLYHGTSAPTVPDICAHGFNRSFCGRNGTLYGQGVYFAKRASLSVQDRYSPPNAEGHKAVFVARVLTGDYGQGHRGLRAPPLRAPGHVLLRYDSAVDCLRQPSIFVIFHDTQALPTHLITCKHMSWSPTGEPARHLGDSPAT